The genomic region GCGTGGAGTGTTGCGTCCCATACCGTGTTGTAAGGAGCGGCGTGGACCTGCTCCATCTCACCCCTGGCATAGTTGGTCCCGGCTACGCCACCGGTCGCACCCACACCCATGAGGACCATGGGGCACCCTTGCAGGGCCCCAGCCAGTACCAGGAGGAGCATCAGTGCGATCCATTGAGACGCAACAGCCTGGCTCATTACCCTTCTCCTCATACGTCTCTGTCTGCACCGTCTTGCTTAGCCAGCCACCAGGCCAGCAGGATCGTCAGTGCCATTAACACTGGTGTGATGCCATATGCGAGGGCAATGATTACGATCTGTCGCATACCTGTCTTCCCACCAAGGGTGATCTGCAGACTATGCGGCGCTTGCCACAGGGCTTGTATGCGAGGATAGTCCGTTCTCCATGCTGGCGCGTTCTCTAATGAGCTCCTGAGGCAGGCCGAAATTCACCTCCTCCCTGATCGATTCGATCTCCTCGATATCGGTCACGCCCAACTTCCTGAAATAGCTGACGACTCCCTGGACCAAATGCTCGGGGGCTGAGGCGCCCGCTGTGACCCCAATGACCCGCGTGTCCTCAAGCCACGCAGGATTGATCTCGCTGACATCATCGATCAGGTAGGCCCGAACCCCTACCCCTTTGGCGACCTCGATCAATCGCTTGGAGTTAGAGCTGTTCTGTGAGCCGAGGGCCAGAATGAGGTCAACACGTGAGGCCAGTTCTTTCAGTGCGGTCTGCCGGTTCTGAGTCGCATAGCAGATATCTTCCTTAGATGGAAAGGCCAGATCCGGAAACTTCCGTCTGAGGGCCTCGATGATCCCAGTAGTGTCATCCAGGCTGAGCGTGGTTTGCGTGATGACCGCCACTTTGGTGGGATCGGGAACGTTTAGCTCCTCCAACTGCTCCGCTGACCCAATCACGGTGATGGCGTCCGGTGCTTCTCCCGTCGTTCCGATCACCTCATCGTGTCCTTTATGGCCGACCAGGATGATAGAGTGGCCTTCCTTGGCGAACTTAATCGCCTCGTTGTGGACCTTGGTGACCAAGGGACAGGTGGCATCGACGACCTTTAACTGTTTGGCAGCGGCCTGGGTACGCACCTCCGGTGAGACCCCGTGGGCGCTATAAATAACGAGCGCACCATCGGGAACCTCATCGAGTTCATCGACGAAGATTGCCCCCTTTTGCCGGAGTTCATCCACCACGTGCCGGTTATGAACGATCTCCTTCCGGACATACACCGGCTCGTCATACAAATCGAGAGCGATCTTGACCACATCGATAGCGCGGTCTACTCCGGCGCAGAACCCTCTCGGCGCGGCGAGAATCAGCTTTTCAACGGCCACCAGAATACCTCGCGACTCATATAGCTTCCTTTACCCTTAATTGATGTGGAGT from Candidatus Methylomirabilis limnetica harbors:
- a CDS encoding 4-hydroxy-3-methylbut-2-enyl diphosphate reductase, which translates into the protein MAVEKLILAAPRGFCAGVDRAIDVVKIALDLYDEPVYVRKEIVHNRHVVDELRQKGAIFVDELDEVPDGALVIYSAHGVSPEVRTQAAAKQLKVVDATCPLVTKVHNEAIKFAKEGHSIILVGHKGHDEVIGTTGEAPDAITVIGSAEQLEELNVPDPTKVAVITQTTLSLDDTTGIIEALRRKFPDLAFPSKEDICYATQNRQTALKELASRVDLILALGSQNSSNSKRLIEVAKGVGVRAYLIDDVSEINPAWLEDTRVIGVTAGASAPEHLVQGVVSYFRKLGVTDIEEIESIREEVNFGLPQELIRERASMENGLSSHTSPVASAA